The Astatotilapia calliptera chromosome 17, fAstCal1.2, whole genome shotgun sequence genome has a segment encoding these proteins:
- the tbc1d7 gene encoding TBC1 domain family member 7 isoform X2, whose protein sequence is MASGGGGTMADDPQRNFRSAYYEKVGFRGVEEKKSLEILLKDNPLDLEKLSTFSQRFPLPSMYRIHVWKVLLGILPPHSDSHALVGGYRKEQYQDILEALEVMRYINSSTPSTHVYLRMFQLESQTLPRCSETSPPDEENEDFLSISRAMEEIVDDPVDCYWLVKCFVNQYHTKFGDSVPHLPKSLEHYLSQEEPRLLNHLKNSGALHQLPYNLWFRCCFAGCLPESSLQRVWDKVISGSCKILVFVALEILLSYKIILMGINRPEGMVKFLCNIPQENTDAIVTKAIDLWHKYSGTLIHAI, encoded by the exons ATGGCATCCGGAGGAG GCGGCACCATGGCTGACGACCCACAGAGAAATTTTCGCTCTGCATACTACGAGAAAGTGGGTTTCAGAGGAGTGGAGGAGAAGAAGTCCCTGGAGATACTACTCAAAGACAATCCTCTGG ATTTAGAAAAGCTAAGCACCTTCAGTCAGAGGTTCCCCCTTCCTTCCATGTACAGGATTCATGTGTGGAAGGTACTGCTGG GCATCCTACCTCCACACAGTGACTCTCATGCTCTGGTTGGGGGCTACAGGAAGGAGCAGTATCAGGATATCCTGGAAGCTCTGGAAGTGATGAGATACATCAACTCCTCCACACCCTCCACCCATGTTTACTTGCGGATGTTCCAACTGGAGAGCCAGACCCTCCCGCGATGCTCTGAGACTTCACCCCcg GATGAAGAGAATGAAGACTTCCTCTCCATCAGCCGAGCCATGGAAGAGATTGTAGATGATCCTGTTGACTGCTACTGGCTCGTCAAGTGTTTTGTCAACCAGTACCATACAAAGTTTGGAGACTCAGTACCTCACCTT CCAAAGAGCCTGGAGCATTATCTGAGTCAGGAGGAACCTCGACTGCTAAACCATCTGAAGAACAGCGGAGCCCTGCATCAGCTACCCTACAACCTCTGGTTCAGATGCTGCTTTGCTGGCTGCTTGCCTGAATCCAGTCTGCAAAG GGTGTGGGACAAGGTGATCAGTGGCTCGTGTAAGATCCTGGTATTTGTGGCCCTGGAGATCCTGCTCAGCTACAAAATTATTTTGATGGGCATCAACCGGCCAGAGGGCATGGTCAAATTCTTGTGCAAT ATACCGCAGGAGAACACAGATGCCATTGTCACTAAAGCCATTGATTTGTGGCATAAGTACTCCGGCACCCTGATCCATGCTATATAG
- the tbc1d7 gene encoding TBC1 domain family member 7 isoform X1 has translation MHMFNCPGGTMADDPQRNFRSAYYEKVGFRGVEEKKSLEILLKDNPLDLEKLSTFSQRFPLPSMYRIHVWKVLLGILPPHSDSHALVGGYRKEQYQDILEALEVMRYINSSTPSTHVYLRMFQLESQTLPRCSETSPPDEENEDFLSISRAMEEIVDDPVDCYWLVKCFVNQYHTKFGDSVPHLPKSLEHYLSQEEPRLLNHLKNSGALHQLPYNLWFRCCFAGCLPESSLQRVWDKVISGSCKILVFVALEILLSYKIILMGINRPEGMVKFLCNIPQENTDAIVTKAIDLWHKYSGTLIHAI, from the exons ATGCACATGTTTAACTGTCCAGGCGGCACCATGGCTGACGACCCACAGAGAAATTTTCGCTCTGCATACTACGAGAAAGTGGGTTTCAGAGGAGTGGAGGAGAAGAAGTCCCTGGAGATACTACTCAAAGACAATCCTCTGG ATTTAGAAAAGCTAAGCACCTTCAGTCAGAGGTTCCCCCTTCCTTCCATGTACAGGATTCATGTGTGGAAGGTACTGCTGG GCATCCTACCTCCACACAGTGACTCTCATGCTCTGGTTGGGGGCTACAGGAAGGAGCAGTATCAGGATATCCTGGAAGCTCTGGAAGTGATGAGATACATCAACTCCTCCACACCCTCCACCCATGTTTACTTGCGGATGTTCCAACTGGAGAGCCAGACCCTCCCGCGATGCTCTGAGACTTCACCCCcg GATGAAGAGAATGAAGACTTCCTCTCCATCAGCCGAGCCATGGAAGAGATTGTAGATGATCCTGTTGACTGCTACTGGCTCGTCAAGTGTTTTGTCAACCAGTACCATACAAAGTTTGGAGACTCAGTACCTCACCTT CCAAAGAGCCTGGAGCATTATCTGAGTCAGGAGGAACCTCGACTGCTAAACCATCTGAAGAACAGCGGAGCCCTGCATCAGCTACCCTACAACCTCTGGTTCAGATGCTGCTTTGCTGGCTGCTTGCCTGAATCCAGTCTGCAAAG GGTGTGGGACAAGGTGATCAGTGGCTCGTGTAAGATCCTGGTATTTGTGGCCCTGGAGATCCTGCTCAGCTACAAAATTATTTTGATGGGCATCAACCGGCCAGAGGGCATGGTCAAATTCTTGTGCAAT ATACCGCAGGAGAACACAGATGCCATTGTCACTAAAGCCATTGATTTGTGGCATAAGTACTCCGGCACCCTGATCCATGCTATATAG